gcgtctggcaagcgacatccctatgctggcgtcgcagaattctaatcggctcgctcatcgcggatgaagacgtttgactctcggcttcagaactgtctgtactgtcagggtaagttattattacttttgagggctcttctgccagggtactactgcacctcggaagctcaccacctccatgcagagattcgccctctgggtcagcgcacgggacgacgcctcgagcactggctgatgtgggagctatgaagccgaacgaggttcccccgccttctcgctcgggtactggtttccctgcctgtgatggtccctagggcatttaggggtgaatacacccttatacccacatttaaaacaaaaaggactttttatgggttcctcacaatatatataggagtgccccattccctggcaattccagcattggattccggagtagtccggtcttctgctgcgtctatattccagcgcctctatctgcggatctatctcgccgtcctcaCCTTCCATCTTcctgtccggggttgtcacgcgtgcctcgcttacatgccgtcctgggtaaatggctcccagcagcttgctctctttcagcacttgttcacctctgcgtgctacatcgcgtagatcatggaggttccttacgtccgcattaaaaagcattagcttaaggctactgttgacgttcctttttattatgtcaatcagtagaagctctgacattggctcccttaagcgcgcgttcaaggagattatgtccgcgtgaaacacgtcataacactcacttgccttttgcttccgcatgaagatctccatcatgatctcgtggtccgttttcaaagtgccaaactctctttttaacgagtagcacaaaaaggcataagtcgcatttgggttttgtttggtaaatagccagtaccattcttcggctcgtccagaaaggaacaagtggaaactggccattatttgttcatccgggcattgtgtgcgctcacacaaggtgtttagtttgaagaggaaatcggctacactcccagtgccgtcgaatgcgattttccactcctgcggttttacggctatgctgcttggagtcgggtacattggtggtactaccgatggcaatgggttacggtccatcctactcgcgttcctgtgttgctggtttgcttgctgcgtggattcgagagcggcgttgagctgggccatgttggctctaattgagcccatctctctccgcatttcctcctgcgaagcctggaacagttggtgtagcacgtccacccacgagcctccacgagtggcttcgtcctgcattcctacggtattcgcccgatcacttgcagcgtctccgaaatttccaatcccatgatttggtggtaaagcaccagcttcTTCGGGTGCGTAGATCTGCACATtgggcattagccccgagatGTCGTGCGCGTTCGCGTGACTGGTGCTTATGGGTCTGTCTATTTTGTCGCGCGGGTCGTTCAGGTCCGAGCCTATGTTGATTAGCGCGGGATCTCCGCGATGTCCccctactggggtatgcaccaccaagggacgcctagcCTTGGAAAAAACCCCCCTATTactaccgccccggttctggctcCCTCGGAAGCTTCCCGCACTCCCAAACGGAGTAGTTCGGCCCTGTTGGCCGTacgactggtcgcgcgacatatcaaaaaaaaatctgttcaagtgaaaagaaaacttttgccacgtggggcgtttagaaaaaaaaattatataaaattttttgagcGCAAATATTTGCTAAAACCTCTGGTCGATAATCGTATCGGGTCGCAGAGGTCAGctcccaaaaaaaaaatcctcagttaatcaatgggaatgctgacatcccatccccAGAAGGCCGCAggttaggcaaaaaaaaaaatttgatacaaacacattcatacttggccctagtgctcccaaccgcaatcgaggggggtcttaaggcccccctccgagattggttggggccaccagggtccgctccaggcacacacgagtaggtctcaacacgcccagccgcaacgcaggggcagtctccaggggcttgcccctgggactggttgggggtgttgaggcctcccgtccattctcgctggacacccctcctgcctccgccgcaatgggtggagcggtttcgaaaccgctcccccagtctggtgggacaggaaggggtgCCACTCTGAAttccagctcaacccgtcacaatccaggtggcactatgtgttgccacctgagacgtgggatgagctggggtcctacaacacatacactcacacactcataccaaGACGATACAAAATTCggcaaggaaacaaaaaaaaaattactttacaaCAAAAAACCAATTTAGCGGACATATAATTTTCCATAACCGACTGCGGACAACATTCCGGAAACACAaaaacccacttacaaaaaaaatcaagtgcgtttAGCACTACCTCACTGGGTGAAATACAAAAGTCCGGAGGACAAGACGTTCAGTCCGTGGCTCCTtccgctactgcccccgatgaccagcccggacaacctgatccgtctaaccatcccaccgcaacgtaggtggcagctctgtggctgctcactcggactggtgggatggtcaacctcacaggttgacccgactgaccctcgcggtcagcgcttcaggcgccacgttgggcgccatctgttatggaatcgcatttacgatggaagcagtaaggaaggcggttggcatgatgtggtggtgcacagtggctagtcattgtcggctggggcgggtccttgccaaccttactgttcctgcgccataaacagagaaatgttcctatcatgcctttcaaactcagcagctgtcaaattcaaaaaaaaccgacagaagcgcagagaccgactcaaaacgcttataaattcaaaataaaacaacatccggccgaaccgaatgtcacggacagaccgttgacattcaaaatttaaaaattcaaataaaaattaaccgcaaaagaaattgacgcaaaaaaaattaccgaaccggagatgaccgATTACTAACTGTTAAAATCAACTCGGAAAAAAAacaggctgaaaaataaaaatacaaataaaagggccgaatatacataggggcgccgcgggtgttgttgcgacgcccggtgcttgtcccaccctcaaataaccatggccaccgacgcacctaaatttcggtggccccttacctggttccctaagtgccttctaaataaatggtgacgtcagcattcccattttattacaaaatttattcaCACGTCATTAATAGGATataggaacaataaaaatacaaaatattgaaACATTTTCCATTTGTTTATAAGTTACCCTAACCGGTGATTTTACATTTTTGTCTACACGTTCCTATTAAACAATAAAAACCTCAAAATAAAACCTcaaaataattcaataaaattGACCTTTTTCCATCCAAATTGCTGGTAAGTATAAATATGCTAAaggctcaaaagaaataaaaagccaTATTTGATGTTCACGCTAACTAGCGAATGCAAAACTACTGATACCAGAaaagaatttaaatttaagttcCTTTCTTCTCTTTCCCTAGTTTtgcttattaattaaaaatttcctccTTATTTCAATTCATTCTCCCCTTCTTTCGTTCTTATCCAGTTAAGTGAGGgtagttttaattaaaattatctcTACCCTTGGCTTTGTTTAACATAGTCAGACCTGCcttattttaaactattttaaaCTTAAGTTTCTAGTTATTTTCCCTCCTTTCAGTTTAAATTTATTAacttaaataattttgctttccTCATTTCCGACCTATCTGCAACTTTAGTTTCCTACTTCCTAATTTACGATTATCTAATTAGATTGTGTTCAATTAAGTTAAGTATACTTTTCTCATATCAGCAGGTTTCCAAGctgattaaaattttcatttgcatgtGCTACAATAAACTGCATTCGAACATTTTCCAAAATGTGTTGAAATTCTTTTAAACATTACTAAAATTAGTTGAAATTCTTTTAAACATTTCCAAAATTAGTTGAAATTCTTTCAAATCTTTCCGAAATGGGAATTCGGAACAAAATtcatatttgaaagctttagaaatgtgaaaatgtacTAAGATTTAGCATATTtactaactttttttcttttcggcAAATTTAACAACAATATTTAGCAGTAAAAAAACGCAaaacaaatgtatgtaaataaataaatcaactgGAACTGTGCTCTAGTAGAGTTAAGACTGTAGCATCCTAAATGCGTTAACGCGCGCCACAATGTGCaacaattttatatgtatgtactacttTTATATACATCTATATAAACCAATTCCTAATGTAGTGAAACTACAAGTTAATGTTACTGTGAGCGCgtgttaaaagtaaaaaaaaaaacaccactccttaaatactaaaattcatatttaaatgtttagttGCAACTTATAAACACTAAGTATAAATGTATTACCGAAAAAAAAGTGTAATCatctaaaaattaatttattgtgCCTAAGAGCAAGCGTTTAGTTTGGTAATTAATATTACTTTcgtttggaacgaactcacccaagtcaGGTTGCAGGCCCTTCGTATTGCTCTGCCGTTGTCGTGGTCGTTGCAGGTGGGTGTTGGCACTGTTGTTGGTGGTTGCGCTTTGGTCTGAGGTGATCAAGTGTACCTGGTGGCAATGAAACTTCGAAATGATTCGGCGCTAAATTCGGCTTCcgttgtattacgctgccgcgtactgctggccctggaggcggaggtgttggtttaCGAGTCTTCTCGTAATTCGCTTGACCCTGTATTGTGAtggtccgcaggaaattgcaaaaaaaaatggaaGATTCCAAACTGTTCAATACGGGAGTTTCGATAGTATGTGGGTCTCCGTTGAACGGCAAGCAGCGTGCAGTTAATAGGAGCACAGGAAGAAATCAGAAACTCAAGAATGACGTAAGAAAGTTTAAGTTATGCACAAACGTTGTGGAAGAAGTGGCAAAAGCGTGTTTAGCTTTGCAATCTGAGCATTTTGTgtgaatttttgttctgcgttTATGCCTGCTACTGGGCTTTCGTCCTTGCAAACGGCTGCTTGTACAGATGTTCTTGTGCTTCCAatgttcaatatttcctatttgTTCAATTGTTGCGAATTCGAGTGCGAATATTCCTGGGTCGTTAAATTACGTAACTTCACGTTGCAGCTGCAATGCGTTTAAGCCTTTACGCAAAGGGGACCGCGGCCGTTGTTGTCCGTGTTTTTTGGGTATTTGTTTAATTTTGTCGCAAATTGAGAGCTGGATCACTTTTCCACGGCCGGAAcctcatgctaaaagaaaaattttttctagtgatggccggtctatctttttctcttttcgatatttttatttatCGCAACCTTCGCCACACCGCTAGGCGTGTTCCCGTGAACTCGCTCCTAAGTGGATCGCAGccatagaccgtagcagcagaccgtaacacgaattaaagttcttgtcatgccagagtttgatcttactactcattaccctgggccgttccctcgcactctgttgtttggccaatgaactacttcgtagagcttgcgcttgacggattggctttgtataatcagtatcgttgccacgtttcacaacagtagtgcgctccggcttgaaactaccctcgcattctttctcggaaattcgttgcttcgttcttgtgcgtccattagggtttatcattgccagtgtttctctcgcaggtacttttgatttcgctttatttggcccattcgatccaccaACATTTACCTTTGAtattcgtggtctttgtcgagtcttctccaccagtacccgattactgctgaaccctttctccaaactaaagttaagtggtatatcctggttcttatagcgcataatctttttccgcatatcgatcctgatgtcatggtcaactaagaagaccactcccaatatgacttcaccaacaatctccgccacaatgaatttgtgcggaaccatgacctttccaattaatacctcacataccacttctccatGGACTTGGTTagactcgccagtgaccgtacgcaaccttgctccaggtaactgttttactctcctgttgaccaagtcagatcggattaaggaatgagatgcgcccgtatctaccgtcagtacacgctccttgccatccagctttcgaaggcaagactgctcgattttcttccaatttgcgacacagatatcacaggacattcaatagctggggcaagttttcgttctttacatctgacacgctcttgctcatctcctccaactttgcgtttacagccacccacattgttggaattatTAGGACCaacatcgcaatgacgtgcaatgtgaccgggcttcccgcatttgaagcatttgataactctttcacccCGCTTTtccgatcctttcagcgcctccaataatgcatctacccactctggcctttctactcccacacggcgtgctttgaaaactggcttacacagaagcgacgctgtttcctgaatcagagcttgtgacaccgtttctgcgaatgttggctttgggtttgcgtatgtagctcgcttggtttcaacgtcccgtatgtcatttataaagctctgaatctttaccctttcagtgtattccatgggtgcgtccgcattcgctaaatgtgccagcctttcaacgtCCGACGCATACTCTTGCAATATCTCACCAGgtttctggaagcggttcagtgactccatttggtatatccgtctcctatgctcagttccgtatagtctctctagagcgccaatcaatgcttcataacagttccgttcgccctctggaatggtttgaaAAATCTCTGCTGCAGGccttttcaatgccatgaacagtgcagcaactttatcttcagcactccagttgttcactgctgcggtcttctcaaactgtagcttaaagacctggaacggaacagaaccgtcaaacgatggtgtttttacctttctgttcttccagttgagtttccatcttggatgtaatctgtgtcgactgcgattccagctgagatgccactgtcgatgtttgagcagttattgcagccaatatcatgttcaagtctgtgctcgtaactgtctacgatgtttcgtttttctcttcaatttttgttgttgtctcgtcgacatcaagatgaaaggcatactcttccacgttaattccttcggcgtccattgcctctcgtagtcgtgcctgaagttcaaatTTAAtgctggttgtattcaatccacgactctccaactccttcttcagttgctggatcttcaattcactgaactttgccatgtccttgttgtcctctggaatttattcaacaattcctcttctgacaccaattgtaacgaatttactgcaattccgcttatttcaaatcttcgaatcactaaactcttgaataaaataactgcaatattgaataatggaaaaatggcctttattaaagtacttcgcaataaataactctactattgcccgacagattgcgtgcttaatcaaaactgaattccagtgcctctacatttgctgatttcctcgttcgcatcttctagacgcttccatttccagaatcactagttggccatcatctatcaaatttctcagctctAACTACAATTgcgcgattttatagcttctctcattgcatactttcgggagtatctcagatatatgcatgtggttgtgcgttgctttcatctgcgtgtacctacatatgtgtagacataatgatggatttgtttatgtagatacatagtcacccctattacggttgtcaatgTCAACCATAACTTCGCATCGTCGtcgacatcacgtcgtatcaacatcaatgtcacgtcaatgcataattggtatttactaaggcaatagggggactcatgatagcatataaacttataaggtgtaaaattatatccatttacacacgcggttatatgaacgcacctagtaatactcttgataaacttgattgtttttcagctgtattattgccaaaaaaaattttttgattgttatacaaattaaaaaatgccaacattaagtgaaaaatcaaaactaaaacacctttacttgctgatgttggacatttctgatgaaaatgtcggctgtaatgtctgcaaggttgcattcctttgagtttaccgcgtttacacaatgaaatgtgcgcgtaaatttatacaaattgtgtaaatgatttttcatacaaaatttgacagctcgtttacgcactagataaatgtatacgtttacacactttataaggcatttatacggttacatgagtacCCCTAATGTATTGATGTCGAcgtgatatcgataaaaatacgatccctaaatttttgacagttgtttatttacaatttttattgagttaattttttgtttagtggACAAGTTGTGGGTCTAAATAACTGCTGAAAACTATTAGTGCACAATTAAGCattcgggaaaattttagaatagcaccccccgagttcggggtaaatcttggtatcaaatgaaagagggagttgtcccaatcacaaatatatatatactttaaggttcgcaaacttataatttaagttatttgttgtaaaagtttgcaaatttagcaaatttctatagcactttaaattacaatttacacatctttcagaaccttaatccacatacatatctatataaattggcaacgataaacttaaattgcatttttgtatatttcacatttcatttttgcattgtttttacttattataattgtttttattaaatcaatcgcgcttttgtagcaacatgcacatttatacatatatatattttattgatgacattacaaagctgtgctgccacataaacaaaaaaaaaaaaacaaatataaatattaccttaccatctttcaattaataaagaaaaaggaaaatatatattcttactactcattttgaaaagttgaaacacctttccgcgtgTTCCGCGTGAAAGGTggtctacgcagaattactgtgcatggcgcagcggGTGTTGgatcataacaataaacataagagttataaggtaatatcagcacgtttacgaatgcaaaaaagactagaaaagttaaagatatatacacatcagatgaaaggtatttttatgagttatttttcgattctgcacttgttccgttttttagatgtggcagcacagatttgtaatgtcataaaatatatatacgtatacacatataaaagttgtatagaaatttgaaaactttaacaacaagtaacttttaaattataagtttgcgcaatttaagttaaaccccgaactcggggggtgccaaactaaatcgctgccaagcattccgggcaaaatacacacaaggaatTTGTTTACGAACTTTAGTGAATATATTGTAGATGATTGGATTTCTCCTTAGTACACCATTAGCAACTCCCTACTTCCCAGAgcgtggtgcactaatggaaaacTTAATCGATTTCTGGAGGGGTATCAAAATACCCGAATTGACCTCGGtattaataatctgaaggcggaaataaaaaaatccttgaaatttcacaaaaaccttttaatgaaccacttgaaagcttgcaactgttttttttttcgcaaatatttcctaacgcaagtaaaatttttatattccgccttcggattattaaaatcgaggtcaatacgtgtcATTTGGTACCTCTGCTGGGGTTTTTGGACATGTTTTAGCAGTCGAACGCTGCCCTAGAACATTACCACAATTCTACTAAACTGATTGtttattttgactattttctgaaattgaataaaaaataaataagaagcataaaaatcataaaaaaagcttatttttttgaatttttaatagctgaattctgtattgccgcgcttgtcgtcaccaaaaGCTGTGTCGACAAATTTTGTGTcgcgtcacgtcaacacaacttcaacattgttttagccaataccaaaaaagcgtcaacactcgtcaatagttatcgacgttgcaacgccgataccaattcatgagcgtcgacacttatagcgttttattttctgaaataaattgttgcctaagtaaatggtaactccttaatagtgttactcctaccccagaaaattgttaacatttatagtgcatacaaagaacatttcatttCACCACATTCACTCATATCATAagtcacacaagaagattgcgcattgcgcatgtaaacagtagatcatctcttttttatgggcaattcttacgtcatttgcCTTTAGCGCTTGGTTTTtcgctctttctttcattcgctcaaacagtcaactgtgacgtagctgcgcagaacaaagcaattttgaaatcgtgaatgcgcaatctgggttgGTGATTTATGCACTCATACTAACAGAAGCTaccatccggtggcaaaatcctgagccagataaataattttgcatgtaaatacaacaacaacgttttgagccagataaatccagatagaagtctggttaaatttgtgagccagataatttgttaattacttctttttaggttggcaacgcggcttTTAATatgcctactttttcaaaaatagatgtagctgcttagcctttcgccgtatgagttaaatgaaaaatagcggcgacatctgcctgtcacatttcacgtgtgcgaaaatttcacgacatctgattctcaagtctctcaatgatccagagcattcccgtgagaattgagcgtgagccggagctgtaaaactcactgaaggACGGcaagagtatatgtggaactcaagagcgaatttagagtttcacagagttgcactgccacaccgccattttatacagggtaaaagtgtaacgtttttgcattgcgagcaggcaacaattttcacaaaagaacgaaataccccgtaaagccgtggcctgttttttagaatagaacaaggACCCTTGCGCGGCGCACAAAAAGcataacactatagccagaaaagaaaacgctataatttTCTCACTATTGACAACCGTAATGCATACaagccctgcaaaaattgttggattacgtgttccattttcttcatgttggagtactctaccaatactcctttgcaatgcgtttacggaccaccatcagccgatattgctcgttttttaacgaccgtgatcacgacccTTGAGAAAACCCGAGTACTTTATAAATAATGTAAAGATACTCCTTTGGGAGtttaggactgctccaaatctaatctgtattcatacaaaaaatgtgctccaattaacattgcgatgtcctaggagaggagtaggtgatcccactctcgctttgtttgtgagtattccatagagtacatacgtgagagtattatccaaagtactttcactgtagtactccatggagcacccacagaggatcatatgctaAAGTACTAAAAAGGAGTTGTGTCGGAAAGAACTATcgaaatgaatttaatttaaaatgaaagtaaatgaagagggacaacttttatattttacactacgaatattcttatgttatttagcatttgcgtgaataaagaaactaatataatacgcacACGCATACgtaaataaagaaactaatataatatgtatacataaaaccagtgcgctgttgcattttatcagagttgccaaagtaaaatttttttattagttatttgcatgcaatattttacttttggcaactctgttcgatcgtcatcgtgtcgtaatcactgtcgttaaaaaacgagcaatgatcggctgatggtggtccgcaaacgcattgcaaaggagtattgttagaatactccaacatgaagaaaatggagcacgtaatccaacaatttttgcaggggaaacgatgacgatcgaacagagttgccaaaagtaaaatattgcatacaaataactgataataaaattttactatggcaactctgataaaatgcaaccacgcactggttttatgtatacatactatagtatagagaaatattagtttctttattcacgcaaatgctaaataacataagaatattcgtagtatcaaatataaaagttgtatttcccctcttcatttaccttcattttaaattaaattcactacaATAATTCTTTCCCACACAaatcctctttagtactttggcatatgatcctctatGGGTGCTCCATAGAGTAccacagtgaaagtactttggaaagtactctcacgtatgtactctatggaatactcataaacaaagcgagagtgggatcacctactcctctcctaggacatcgcaatgttaattggagcacattttttgtatgaatacagattagttttggaatactcctatctcccaaaggagtattccttacattatttatggagtactcgcgttttttgaagggaggcgctgcttagcatcggtttagagatggcagcacccctcggtgttgctaatattcgtaaccatggtacaattaccaggtagaagcattagcaaaaatgcaaccctcccgtgtattttgttgttgccgctggaacataaactgtcaatcggtctttcaatttttgttgtcaaaagtgatggaagaagaaatgTCATTTGTAATTTTTGTCAACAAACCGAAAACTAAAACAGAAAATTAACTGGTAAATGTTAGTTTTCTGCCCATAGATGAATCTTTGCCGCTCACGAAATATATTCTTTCACACCGACGCAGCACACGCAGTTGGCAAAATTCCAATTAATACAATTAACATtgatttaatgtcaatatttggCCATAAATTATATGGGCCAAAGGGTATTTGGGCACTTTATATACAGAGTGGATCTGGACAAGAGCGTGGTATACGTAGTGGTAATGTACCTGTActgatttggtgctgcatgtagGCTATTTGCCTTAACAATTTGTAGTTATCTTTCTgatatttgttttagtttttaagGAAAACGTGACCTACTGGCCGAATTGTATTCGGATTTAAGCCCAAAATATATTGGATTTACAACACCGCCAACAGgaactggtgctgcatataacgGTAGCGAAAGTGATGGGGGACTTCAAAAAAGAAGTACACGGCACCGCGAATTGCTTATATATACTACAAGTCCAGATATAGGCGGTAGCGATAGTGAACTTTTGACTGATGCAACGACTACGAGACGTACACGTAACCAGGCAATATCGCCTTCACCGACTACATTAGCTGTAGCAAGTCAAAAGTTTATAAGTCCTATTGAGAAATTACTTGTGCGAAATTGTGAGACACAAAAGTAGTCCGTAAATGGATTAAATCGCATTGGACTTTTTGCTATAAAAGATATACCAGCGGTAAGAGCGCTTATCTCTAGCTTCAAATATATATTAAGAGTGTTAAAAGTtattgtttaaaatttattttgtaggACACAGAGCTTACCTTCAATTATCATTGGGATGATCTGTTGGGTAATGAGATAAAAGTTTGTTTATGTGGTGCTGTTAAATGCGCTGGTGAAATTGGTggcaaaacaaaagaagaaagacCTTTTAAAGTGAGTTGTAACACaaaattgcataaataataaaaaaagataatattcATTTTGGTTTTACAGGAGCATTCCACTATAACGGACGTCAGTAAGACAAAATCAGTTCATTAACGTAAAAGAAAACCCCTAAAAAGGCTGCGAAATCGCGTTGAGGAAGATAGtggaaaaaagataa
The DNA window shown above is from Eurosta solidaginis isolate ZX-2024a chromosome 2, ASM4086904v1, whole genome shotgun sequence and carries:
- the LOC137242482 gene encoding uncharacterized protein isoform X2 — translated: MSIFGHKLYGPKGIWALYIQSGSGQERGIRSGKRDLLAELYSDLSPKYIGFTTPPTGTGAAYNGSESDGGLQKRSTRHRELLIYTTSPDIGGSDSELLTDATTTRRTRNQAISPSPTTLAVASQKFISPIEKLLVRNCETQK
- the LOC137242482 gene encoding uncharacterized protein isoform X1, with the protein product MNLCRSRNIFFHTDAAHAVGKIPINTINIDLMSIFGHKLYGPKGIWALYIQSGSGQERGIRSGKRDLLAELYSDLSPKYIGFTTPPTGTGAAYNGSESDGGLQKRSTRHRELLIYTTSPDIGGSDSELLTDATTTRRTRNQAISPSPTTLAVASQKFISPIEKLLVRNCETQK